In Gymnogyps californianus isolate 813 chromosome 20, ASM1813914v2, whole genome shotgun sequence, a single window of DNA contains:
- the LOC127024252 gene encoding DNA-directed RNA polymerase II subunit RPB11-a isoform X1: MNAPPAFESFLLFEGEKKITINKDTKVPNACLFTINKEDHTLGNIIKSQLLKDPQVLFAGYKVPHPLEHKIIIRVQTTPDYSPQEAFTNAITDLISELSLLEERFRVAIKDKQEGIE, encoded by the exons atgAACGCGCCTCCGGCCTTCGAGTCCTTTCTCCTCTTCGAGGGCGAGAAGAA GATCACCATCAACAAGGACACGAAGGTGCCCAACGCCTGCCTGTTCACCATCAACAAGGAGGACCACACGCTGGGGAACATCATCAAGTC GCAGTTACTGAAAGACCCCCAGGTGTTATTTGCGGGGTACAAGGTCCCGCACCCGCTGGAACACAAAATTATCATCCGTGTCCAAACCACCCCTGATTACAGCCCCCAGGAAGCGTTCACCAATGCCATCACGGATTTGATCAGTGAGCTCTCCCTCCTGGAGGAGAGGTTCAGG gtTGCTATTAAAGACAAACAAGAAGGAATCGAGTAA
- the LOC127024252 gene encoding DNA-directed RNA polymerase II subunit RPB11-a isoform X2, whose amino-acid sequence MNAPPAFESFLLFEGEKKQLLKDPQVLFAGYKVPHPLEHKIIIRVQTTPDYSPQEAFTNAITDLISELSLLEERFRVAIKDKQEGIE is encoded by the exons atgAACGCGCCTCCGGCCTTCGAGTCCTTTCTCCTCTTCGAGGGCGAGAAGAA GCAGTTACTGAAAGACCCCCAGGTGTTATTTGCGGGGTACAAGGTCCCGCACCCGCTGGAACACAAAATTATCATCCGTGTCCAAACCACCCCTGATTACAGCCCCCAGGAAGCGTTCACCAATGCCATCACGGATTTGATCAGTGAGCTCTCCCTCCTGGAGGAGAGGTTCAGG gtTGCTATTAAAGACAAACAAGAAGGAATCGAGTAA